A genomic stretch from Vulpes lagopus strain Blue_001 chromosome 11, ASM1834538v1, whole genome shotgun sequence includes:
- the LOC121471902 gene encoding 40S ribosomal protein S24-like yields MNDTVTIQTRKFMTNRLLQQNQMVIDVLHPRKATVPKTEIREKLTKMYKTTPDVIFVFGFRTHFGGGKTTGFGMIYDSLDYAKKNEPKHRLARHGLYEKKKLQENSRKERKNRMKKVRATAKASVGAGKKEVSWRLDNRGSKDSAVALSVVIVQIFHERINKLRTLM; encoded by the coding sequence ATGAATGACACAGTAACTATCCAGACCAGGAAGTTCATGACCAACCGACTACTTCAGCAGAATCAGATGGTCATTGATGTTCTTCATCCCAGGAAGGCAACAGTACCTAAGACAGAAATTCGGGAAAAACTAACCAAAATGTACAAGACCACACCAGATGTCATATTTGTATTTGGATTCAGAACCCATTTTGGTGGTGGCAAGACAACTGGCTTTGGCATGATTTATGATTCCTTGGATTAcgcaaagaaaaatgaacccaaacaTAGACTTGCAAGACATGGCCTGTATGAGAAGAAAAAACTTCAAGAAAACAGCCGCAAAGAGcgcaaaaacagaatgaagaaagtcaGGGCGACTGCAAAAGCCAGTGTTGGTGCTGGCAAAAAAGAAGTGAGCTGGAGATTGGACAACAGAGGGAGTAAAGATTCTGCAGTGGCTTTATCTGTGGTGATTGTGCAGATTTTTCATGAGAGGATTAATAAACTAAGAAcgttaatgtga